One part of the Microtus ochrogaster isolate Prairie Vole_2 chromosome 16, MicOch1.0, whole genome shotgun sequence genome encodes these proteins:
- the Slc17a2 gene encoding sodium-dependent phosphate transport protein 3 isoform X2: MNEKSTTRKDSGFCSLRYGLALIMHFSNFTMITQRVSLSIAIIAMVNSTQHQDPANVSTDSPLTDPLSNWSRSIKDFSARAAVYQWSPETQGIIFSSISYGIILTLIPSGYLAGIFGAKQILGAGLLISSLLTLFTPLAADFGVILVIIIRTVQGMAQGMAWTGQFTIWAKWAPPLERSKLTSIAGSGAAFGSFIILCVGGLISQALGWPFIFYIFGSIGCVCCVLWFTVIYDDPMNHPCISVREKEHITSSLAQQSSSPRRSIPIKAMVRCLPLWAIFMGFFSHFWLCTIILTYLPTYISTVLHVNIRDSGVLSSLPFIAASSCTILGGQMADFLLSRNLLSLIKVRKLFSSLGLLLPSLCAVALPFVTSSYIATIVLLILIPGTSNFCDSGFIINTLDVAPRYASFLMGISRGFGLTAGIISSTTTGFLISQVGHVIEHLQLAGF, encoded by the exons ATGAATGAGAAGTCAACCACCAGGAAAG ATTCAGGTTTCTGCTCCTTGCGCTATGGGCTGGCTCTCATCATGCACTTCTCCAACTTCACCATGATAACGCAGCGTGTGAGTCTGAGCATTGCCATCATCGCCATGGTGAACAGCACCCAACATCAGGACCCAGCTAATGTATCCACGGACAGCCCTTTGACCGACCCTCTCAGTAACTGGAGCAGAAGCATCAAGGACTTCAGCGCGCGG gCTGCTGTTTATCAGTGGAGCCCAGAGACTCAGGGCATCATCTTTAGTTCTATCAGCTATGGAATCATACTGACTCTAATACCAAGTGGATATTTAGCAGGGATATTTGGAGCAAAGCAGATCCTTGGTGCTGGCTTGCTCATCTCGTCCCTGCTCACGCTGTTTACTCCACTGGCTGCTGACTTTGGGGTGATTTTGGTCATCATCATTCGCACAGTCCAGGGGATGGCCCAG GGAATGGCGTGGACTGGTCAGTTTACAATTTGGGCAAAGTGGGCTCCTCCGCTTGAACGCAGCAAGCTCACCAGCATTGCTGGCTCAG GGGCAGCATTTGGGTCCTTCATCATCCTCTGTGTGGGGGGATTAATCTCACAGGCATTGGGCTGGCCTTTTATCTTCTATATCTTTG GTAGCATTGGCTGTGTCTGCTGTGTCTTGTGGTTCACAGTGATTTACGATGACCCCATGAATCACCCATGCATAAGTGTGAGGGAAAAGGAACATATCACATCCTctctggctcagcag TCTAGTTCTCCCAGAAGATCCATCCCCATCAAGGCAATGGTCAGATGCCTGCCACTGTGGGCCATTTTCATGGGGTTTTTCAGTCATTTCTGGTTGTGCACCATAATCTTAACATACCTACCGACATACATCAGTACAGTGCTCCACGTTAACATCAGAGAT aGTGGGGTTCTGTCCTCCCTGCCTTTTATTGCTGCCTCAAGCTGTACAATTTTAGGAGGTCAGATGGCAGATTTCCTTCTGTCCAGGAATCTTCTCAGCTTAATCAAAGTTCGAAAACTCTTTTCATCCCTGG GGCTCCTTCTTCCGTCACTCTGTGCTGTGGCTCTGCCCTTTGTGACTTCTAGCTACATAGCAACTATTGTTTTGCTGATACTCATTCCGGGAACCAGCAATTTCTGTGACTCGGGGTTCATCATCAACACTCTAGATGTTGCCCCCAG ATACGCGAGCTTCCTCATGGGCATCTCCAGGGGATTTGGGCTCACTGCAGGAATCATCTCTTCCACCACCACCGGATTCCTCATCAGTCAGGTTGGGCATGTTATTGAACATCTGCAATTGGCAG GATTCTGA
- the Slc17a2 gene encoding sodium-dependent phosphate transport protein 3 isoform X1 yields MNEKSTTRKDSGFCSLRYGLALIMHFSNFTMITQRVSLSIAIIAMVNSTQHQDPANVSTDSPLTDPLSNWSRSIKDFSARAAVYQWSPETQGIIFSSISYGIILTLIPSGYLAGIFGAKQILGAGLLISSLLTLFTPLAADFGVILVIIIRTVQGMAQGMAWTGQFTIWAKWAPPLERSKLTSIAGSGAAFGSFIILCVGGLISQALGWPFIFYIFGSIGCVCCVLWFTVIYDDPMNHPCISVREKEHITSSLAQQSSSPRRSIPIKAMVRCLPLWAIFMGFFSHFWLCTIILTYLPTYISTVLHVNIRDSGVLSSLPFIAASSCTILGGQMADFLLSRNLLSLIKVRKLFSSLGLLLPSLCAVALPFVTSSYIATIVLLILIPGTSNFCDSGFIINTLDVAPRYASFLMGISRGFGLTAGIISSTTTGFLISQDSESGWRNVFFLSAAVNMFGLVFYLIFGQAEIQNWAKEKTLTRL; encoded by the exons ATGAATGAGAAGTCAACCACCAGGAAAG ATTCAGGTTTCTGCTCCTTGCGCTATGGGCTGGCTCTCATCATGCACTTCTCCAACTTCACCATGATAACGCAGCGTGTGAGTCTGAGCATTGCCATCATCGCCATGGTGAACAGCACCCAACATCAGGACCCAGCTAATGTATCCACGGACAGCCCTTTGACCGACCCTCTCAGTAACTGGAGCAGAAGCATCAAGGACTTCAGCGCGCGG gCTGCTGTTTATCAGTGGAGCCCAGAGACTCAGGGCATCATCTTTAGTTCTATCAGCTATGGAATCATACTGACTCTAATACCAAGTGGATATTTAGCAGGGATATTTGGAGCAAAGCAGATCCTTGGTGCTGGCTTGCTCATCTCGTCCCTGCTCACGCTGTTTACTCCACTGGCTGCTGACTTTGGGGTGATTTTGGTCATCATCATTCGCACAGTCCAGGGGATGGCCCAG GGAATGGCGTGGACTGGTCAGTTTACAATTTGGGCAAAGTGGGCTCCTCCGCTTGAACGCAGCAAGCTCACCAGCATTGCTGGCTCAG GGGCAGCATTTGGGTCCTTCATCATCCTCTGTGTGGGGGGATTAATCTCACAGGCATTGGGCTGGCCTTTTATCTTCTATATCTTTG GTAGCATTGGCTGTGTCTGCTGTGTCTTGTGGTTCACAGTGATTTACGATGACCCCATGAATCACCCATGCATAAGTGTGAGGGAAAAGGAACATATCACATCCTctctggctcagcag TCTAGTTCTCCCAGAAGATCCATCCCCATCAAGGCAATGGTCAGATGCCTGCCACTGTGGGCCATTTTCATGGGGTTTTTCAGTCATTTCTGGTTGTGCACCATAATCTTAACATACCTACCGACATACATCAGTACAGTGCTCCACGTTAACATCAGAGAT aGTGGGGTTCTGTCCTCCCTGCCTTTTATTGCTGCCTCAAGCTGTACAATTTTAGGAGGTCAGATGGCAGATTTCCTTCTGTCCAGGAATCTTCTCAGCTTAATCAAAGTTCGAAAACTCTTTTCATCCCTGG GGCTCCTTCTTCCGTCACTCTGTGCTGTGGCTCTGCCCTTTGTGACTTCTAGCTACATAGCAACTATTGTTTTGCTGATACTCATTCCGGGAACCAGCAATTTCTGTGACTCGGGGTTCATCATCAACACTCTAGATGTTGCCCCCAG ATACGCGAGCTTCCTCATGGGCATCTCCAGGGGATTTGGGCTCACTGCAGGAATCATCTCTTCCACCACCACCGGATTCCTCATCAGTCAG GATTCTGAATCAGGATGGAGGAACGTGTTTTTCCTGTCTGCTGCTGTCAACATGTTTGGTCTGGTCTTTTACCTTATATTTGGACAAGCAGAAATCCAAAACTGGGCCAAAGAAAAGACTCTGACCCGCCTCTGA